The genomic region GTGCGCTGCCTTACTACCCCGACGCCAACGTCGACTCGGCGATGGCCGAGCGCCTGGCCACCGAAGGTGCCAAGTGTCAGGAGACCGGTGGGCCGCAGCGCTGCTCTCCGGGTAACAACAGCTACAGCCTTGGCCGCTGCTGGGCGGGCGTGAAGGGTGCGCTTCGTCGCGCGGGCATCAACTTCGATAAGCTGCAAGGCCACGGCCCCTGCTCGGCGTATACCTTCCAGCTCTCGGCCTTCGGCTTCCGCTGCAACGCCGACGCCAACCCCGATGTGCTGCGCTCGATTGGCCTGCAGAAGGTCGACATCCCCACCACCGAGGCCCCTCGTGGCGCCATCATCTCATGGAATAAGGGCTGCATCGGCTACCACGCCGTCCACGGGCATATCGAGATTGTGCGCGAGCCCGGCATTGCCTGCTCCGACTTCTGCGGACGCATTCGCGGCAATGCCCCTCACTGTGCCAGCGTCTATATGCCGATCAACTAAGCCAACACGAGGTCTTGTGATGCGAAACGATAGCGAACAACGAGTCTCCCGGCGCCTGCGGGCGCTGGGCCGAGCCCTGGCCATCATCGCGCTCCTGAGCCTGAGCGCGGGCTTCAGCATCGGGTGTGAGCGCGAGAGCGTGACGGTCCCTGGCGACAACCAGAACCAGCCCGACACCGAAGTCCCCGATGAGGATCCCGATACCGGAGATCCTATCTCGGAAGACGACGAGAAGATGATGGACGATGACGCCGAGCTCATTGAGACCGGCATCCTCAGCGGCTCCTGGCGCGTGGCGATGGTGGAGGGCGACGCCCCGGTGGCCTTCTTCGACATCTTCCACGACCAGGGTGCCACCGAAGCTCAAGGCACCTACTGGATGATGGACGGTCTCTCCGAGATGCTCGACGGTCTCACCGGCGACTTGAACTCGGTGGAGTTGCAGGGTGATGATCTGACGATCACGTTTAACCCCACCACCGACATCGACGAGCTCTACACCCTGGAGCTCAGCCGCGATAACGACGATCTCTTCACCGGGTCGATGACCGCGGTCAACAACCCCAACGAGTACGAGATCACCTTCGGGCGTCGGGTCTTCGAAGACGACGTCGACGCGCAATAAGGCAGTCGCGGCGTTTGCGCCGCGGTGCACGCTGTGAATAATGAGGGCCCTCTGGCGGTTGATTTTCGCCAGAGGGCCCTTCTTTTTGTTCTGCCCTGTCGTGTTGCCCAACCTTTTCATCGAGCAAGTGAGCCTCCATGAGCGCGCCCATCGCGATTCGAATTCAGGTCCCCCAACCTCAGACCCACCTCATCGAGGTGGAGATGCGCGTGATGGCGCTCTCCGACGACTCCGAGCTGGTCTTGCGCATGCCGGTGTGGAGCCCGGGGAGCTACCTGGTGCGCGAGTACGCGCGCCACGTGCAGCGCTTTGCAGCCTTTGACAAAGATGGCGAGCGCCTGCGTTTCGAAAAGCTCGACAAGGCCAGCTGGAAGATCGATGTGGCGCATGTCGACCAGGTGCGCGTCACCTACCAGGTCTACGCCCACGACCTGACCGTGCGCACCAACCACGTCGACACCAGCCACGCCTTCTTCAACTGCGTGGCCACCTGCATGTACCCCGAGGGCCGACTCGACGACGCCATCGACCTGCACATCACCCCGCCGGAGGGATGGGAGATCTTCTGCGGGCTGGCGCCGGCCGAGGGCTCGAAGACCTACTTTGAGGTCGCCGATTTCGACGAGCTCTTCGACACCCCGGTGGAGCTCGGGCCGCACCCCTACTTCGACTTCGAGGTTGAGGGCGTGCCCCACCGCTTTGTGATGTGGGGCGTGAGCAACGCCGATGTCGACGCGCTCAAAAAGCACGTGCCGGAGCTTGTGAAGGTTAACGCGAAGATGTTTGGCGAGATCCCTTACGAGCGCTACGTCTTCATCAACCACCTGGTCGACGGCGGCTTTGGCGGGCTGGAGCATCGCCACAGCAGCGTCAATATGTTTGACGCGCGCGGCTTCGATAAGGTTGCTCTCGATGAGGATGGCAACCTCGGCGACAAGTACGGGAACTTCCTGCGTCTGCTCTGCCACGAGCATTTTCACGCCTACCACGTCAAACGCCTGCGCCCCGAGGCGCTGGGGCCTTTTGACTATCAGAATGAGAACTACACCCACGACCTCTGGGCGGTCGAAGGCGTCACGAGCTATTACGACACCTACAACCTCATGGGCACAGGCCTGCTCTCGCCGGCGGCATATATTGAGCTGCTGGAGAAGCGCGTGCTGGAGCTCTCGCAGTACCCGGGGCGGCTCTTGCATTCGCTGGAGATGGCGAGCTTCGATGCCTGGATCAAGTTCTACCGCCCCGATGAGAACACCCGGAACTCCACGGTGTCGTATTATCTGAAGGGCGAGCTTGTGAGCTGGGTGCTGGACCTGTGGATTCGCACGAAGACCGGCGGGGAGCGGGCGCTGGCCGATGTGCTGCGCAAGCTCTACCGCGAACATTATAAAGCCCGCGATGAGGGTTACCCGCGTGGTGCGTTTGAGGCGGCCGTTGGCGAGATCAGCGGCGCGGATCCCACCGAGTTTTTCGATCGTTATATCCGCGGCACCCACGAGATCGCCTGGGAGGAGTTCCTCGCGCCGGTGGGGCTGCGACTTAAGCCCGTGCACGATGAGCGAGGCGGGGCGAGCATCAAAGCTGTGACGCGCGCTGAAGATGATCGGCGTGTGGTGCGCGAAGTGCTCGGTGGTGGCCCCGGTGAGCAGGCCGGCCTGTGCGCCGGCGATGTGCTCGTGGCCATCGACCGCTGGGAGGTCGCCGAGCGCGACCCCGACGAGCTCTTGATCGACTATGAGGAGGGCGACGTGGTCGACGTGCACGTGTTGCGCCGCGGGCGGCTGCACACCCTGACGATGACGCTGGCCAAGCCCGGGCCGAAGTTCTACAAGCTGGAGGTGCGCGCGGACGCCTCGCAGAAGGCGCGCGAGCTTCGCAAAGGTTGGCTCGGAGTGGAGACGTGGTGAAGACACAACGACAGAAAGGCGCAGCATGGCTGCTGGTGCTCGTATTGATGGCTCCGGCTTCCCTGGCGCTGGCTCAGGACGTGGCGCGCACCGCCGATGAGGTCTCGCGCATGACCCGCGAGATCTCCCAGGAGATCTACAGCCCCTACTGCCCGGGCAAGACCCTGGCGATGTGCCCCTCGGCCAACGCCGGCGTGGCGCGCATGGACATCCAGAAGATGGCCAGCGATGGCATGGAGAAGGATGCCATCAAAGCCGAACTTCTGGAGCGCTACGGCGAGGGCTTTGAGGTTGTGGAGCCCCCGGCCGAGGATAACGCCAAGCTGCTGGGCTCGATTTTTGTGGGCCTGATTGTGGCGGTAGTCGCCGTTGTGGCGCTGGCCCGTCGGCGTATGTCTGGCGAGGAGGGCACGAGCGATGAGGACGCGCTGGCGAGCTCGACCGACCCGGTCGACGATGCCGATGGCTACCTCGACGAGCTGCGCGATGACTATTTGAGTTAAGCGCTGAGCACCGCAGACAGGCTACGATGCAACGAAAAAACCGACGCGAGAGCTTCGGTTTTTTTGTTCAGGGAGCAGGGTGTGTGTCTTGTAAGTGTTTGAGAAGATTGGTGAATCTGGTGATTTAAGGGCGCATGAAAAACCCCGGTGCCAGATGACACCGGGGTAACTCGCAACGCCGAGATGTTCCGAGACCTTTAGTTCTCGGTCTTCGTTTCTTCTTCGGAGCTTTGCGCGTCGGCGTCGTCTTCATCGCCGCTCACAACGTCGTCGGTCGTTTCCACGACGTCATCGGTGGTCGCCACCGCCTGGTCGGTCGTCTCCACGACGTCATCGGTGGTCGCCACCGCCTCGTCGGTCGTCGTGACAACGTCCTCAGCGCTCTCAGCGGCGGCCGCGCTCTCGCTCTTCTCGTCGGCAGCGGCGTCGTCACTCTTCTCGTCGGTGCTGGCCGCAAGTCCGAGGCGATCGCGCAGGATGTCGCCCAGGGTGGCGGCCGAGGCGTCTTCGTCGGCGTACTCGCGCAGGTTGGAGGACTCGTCTTCGAGCTCGTCGCGCTTGAGCGAGAGGCCGATGCGCTGGTTGGCGCGCTCAAAGCTCATGACCAGCGCGTTGACCTGCTGGCCGGGGCGCACCACCTCGGCGGCGGAGTTGACGCGGTCGTTGCTCAGCTCCGAGATGTGGATAAGTCCTTCCACGCCGGGGATGATCTCGGCAAAGGCGCCAAAATCCATCAGACGCGTGATGGTCACATCGACCTTCTGGCCGGGCTTGATGGTCTCAGCGGCCTGCTCCCAGGGGTCGTTGGTGAGCTGCTTGATGCCCAGGCCGATGCGCTGGTTGTCGGCGTCGGCGTCGAGCACTTTGACCTCAACCTCCTGGCCGAGCTCAAAATGCTCGCGGGGGTTTTCGATCTTCTCGGTCCAGGAAAGATCGCTGACGTGCACCAGCCCCTCGACGCCTTCTTCAAGCTCCACGAAGAGGCCGAAGTCGGTGATGTTCTTGATCGGGCCTTTCTGCACCGAGCCCACCGGGTAGCGCTCCACCACGGCGTTCCAGGGGTTCTCGCTGAGCGCCTTGACGCTCAAGCTCAAGCGGCGGTTCTCGCTGTCGATGCTCAGGAGTTTGACGGCGATCTTCTGGCCGAGCTTGAGCACGTCCTGGGGGTGGTTGATGCGCTCGGTCCAGGAGAGCTCGGTGACGTGCACCAGGCCCTCCAGGCCGGGCTCCAGCGCCACGAACGCGCCGAAGTCGGCCAGACTCACGACCTCACCCTCCAGGGTCTGGCCCTCGGAGTAGCGCTCGTCGATCTTCTCCCAGGGGTCGGCCAGAAGTTGTTTGCGGCCCAGGCCCAGGCGCTTTTTGGCCGGGTCCCAGGAGAGCACCACGACCTCGACCTCATCGCCCGGACGCAAGAGCTCGGAGGGGTGGTCGATGCGGCCCCAGCTCATGTTGGTGACGTGCAGCAGCCCGTCGATGCCGCCGATGTCGATGAAGGCGCCGAAGTTTGTGATGTTGCGCACCGTGCCGGTAAAGCGCTGGCCTTCGGCCAGCTCTTCGATCAGGGCCTTGCGCTCGGCTTTGCGCTCGCGCTCCAGGAGCGCCTTGCGGCTCACCACGACGTTGCCGCGTTTTTTGTCGAACTCCACGACCTGAAACTCGGCACGACGGCCGATGTAGGGGGTCATGTCGTTGACGCGGTGCAGATCGACGTGGCTGCGCGGCAAAAAGGCGCGAAGTCCGATATCGACCGAGAGGCCGCCCTTATTTTCGCCGGTGATCGTGCCCTCGACGACTTCGCCGGATTTGGCCAGGTGCTCAAGCCACTCCCAGGTCTGGAGTTTCTGGGCCTTGGTGTAGGAGGCGCTCCAGGCGTCGGCAAGCGGCTGCTCCACCAGGATGCTGACCTCCTGGCCGGCGGCAAAAGGAAGCTCGGCGGGGAGCTCCTCGCGGGCCACGTGCGCTTTGCGCTCCTGACCCAGATCAAAGATCAGGGCCTTTTCGGTGGCGTCGACGAAGGTCGCTTTGACCACGGCGTTGTGGAGCGCGTCTTCATCGAGGGTGGTGGCCAGCTGGGCGCGCTCAAGGAGGGTGGTCTCGGACATGTTCAAGATCCGGGGTTATGCGGGTTCGGGGCCGGGTGTTGGCCTGCGGGGCATCGAGGGGTGCGTCGGTTGTAGTGATGGCAAGCCGACGCTGTCAATCCGGGCTCAGGACTCGGTCTTGTCGCGCTTGCGGATGAAGACGCCGCCGCCGGCTTTCTGGCGACCGGCCAGGCGCTCTTTCGAGGGGGTCTCCTGCTCCTGGTGGCAGCGCTTGCAGAAGAAGTCTTCGCCGGGTTTGGGGAAGAAGGGCAGCAGATCCTGGCGGCCGCATTCGGCGCAGGTGAACTCCCAGGAGGTTTTCGACTCGCGCTCTTCCTCGCGGCGTTTGGCCTGCTCGGTGCGGGCCCAGGGCGAATCGCTGCCGAAGAGCGTGCGGGCGCAGGCGGTGCAGAGCACCTCTTCGAGTTTGGCGCCTTTGGGCATGTAGTCGAGGGTGTCGGGCTTGCCGCACTCGCTGCAGGTAATAGGCAGCATCACGCGGGTGCCGTGCTTGCGGCGCGGGATATGCTTTTTGTCGCCTTTGCGTTTGGCGATGCGCGCCTGCTGGCAGGACCCACAGATCGCGCGCGTGCCGGGAGGAGGAGCCTGCGCGACATCTTCGATCGCTTTACATTCGGCGCAGATAATCTTGGGCATGAGCGGATCCTATGAACTTGTGGGGGGGGAGGGGGTGTGTCGAGGGTCAGCAACGCGCCGGGGGGCGAGCTTCTTCCAGAAGGTGCGGCCGGAGCGCCGGGGTGCGCGTCGCGAAAGTGGGTAGGTCAGCCGTGATCAAATGTCAACGATCGGGCGAGTTTTGGTGGTTTTTTGGGCTCACCGCGCCCCCCGCGTCGGTGATGGGGGCGCGTGTGAGAGCGCAGGCACGTGTGCGATGTGCGCAGGCGGCCGGAGCTTTGATGCTACTGCGGTCCGAGACGGTAGATTTGGTCATCGCCCTCGCGCGGGGTGCCGCGCCCGTCGCGGTTGTTGCTGAGCACCCAGATCGAGCCGTCGGCGGCCTGGACGGCGGCGCGCAGGCGGCCCCATTCGTTGACGAAGAGCGCCTCGGATTCGACGACCTCGGTGCCCTCTTCGTTGAGCACAAGGCGCCAGACGCGCTGGCCGCGCAACGAGGCGATGAGCAGGTTGTCGTCCCACTGGGGGATGGCGCCCTGCACCGACGCGGTCAGCCCGCTCCAGGAGGCATCCGGGGGTTGTTGCACAAAGATCGGGTCGGTGAAGGCTTCCTGGTTGGACTGGCCGGTGACCTCGGGCCAGCCGTAGTTTTGGCCGGGGATGATGCGGTTGACCTCGTCATTCTCATTGGGGCCAAACTCGGTGGCAAAAAGGCGGCCCTGGCTGTCCCAGGCCAGGCCCTGCACGTTGCGGTGACCCATCGAGTACACAAAAGAGCCCGCGGTGGGGTTGTCGTCGGGGATCTCCCCGTCGGGGGTCATGCGCAGGATCTTTCCGGCCAGCGAGTCCGGGTCTTGCGCCAGATCGGGGCGCGCGGCGTCGCCGGTGCCCACGTAGAGCATGCCGTCGGGGCCAAAGTCGATGCGGCCGCCGTTATGGATGCGTGACTGCGGGATACCCTCAAAAATGAGCTCCGGCTCGGCGCGGTTATCCGGGTTAAAGCGCACAATGCGGTTATCCTCCTCGGTCGTGTAGTAGACGTAGAGGAGGTTGTCCTGAGCAAAGCGCGGGGAGTGGGCGATGCCCAGAAGTCCGCCTTCGCCGGCGTTAGCGACGGGGAACTGGCGCAGGCGGCGGGTGCGTCCGTCAACGTATTCGCCGACGCGGCCGGAGTCGCGCTCGGTGAGAAAGACGCGATCGTCGGGCGTCACTGTCAGATCCCAGGGGGCCGCCAGATCGGTGGCGACGATGGAGGCTTCCCATTCGACCGGGTCGCGGGGAGGATCGGGCTCCTCCTGGGGCGGCTTGTCATCGGGATCGCCATCGGGCTGACCATCTTCCGGGTCATCGGGGTCGGGCTCTTCCAGGTCGAAGTCGCCGGGGTCTTGAGGGCCGTCAGCGGGCGCGTTGCGCTGGTTGGAGCAGGCCGCCGCGGACATAAGGAGCGCGATGAGCACACAGGGGAGAAGACGCCTGAACATCATAACCTCGGCAGCACGAACGAGCGTTCGGGGAAGAGGAGAAGGGCTCGGGGGTTGATCCACGTGGAGAGAGCCTAAACAAGAGCGGTGAGATGTCCAAATCCGGCATCTTCGACAAGGGCTGCGAGCACCGGGGATGTGCGATCGGGC from Lujinxingia vulgaris harbors:
- a CDS encoding cytochrome c-type biogenesis protein CcmH; the protein is MKTQRQKGAAWLLVLVLMAPASLALAQDVARTADEVSRMTREISQEIYSPYCPGKTLAMCPSANAGVARMDIQKMASDGMEKDAIKAELLERYGEGFEVVEPPAEDNAKLLGSIFVGLIVAVVAVVALARRRMSGEEGTSDEDALASSTDPVDDADGYLDELRDDYLS
- a CDS encoding M61 family metallopeptidase, which gives rise to MSAPIAIRIQVPQPQTHLIEVEMRVMALSDDSELVLRMPVWSPGSYLVREYARHVQRFAAFDKDGERLRFEKLDKASWKIDVAHVDQVRVTYQVYAHDLTVRTNHVDTSHAFFNCVATCMYPEGRLDDAIDLHITPPEGWEIFCGLAPAEGSKTYFEVADFDELFDTPVELGPHPYFDFEVEGVPHRFVMWGVSNADVDALKKHVPELVKVNAKMFGEIPYERYVFINHLVDGGFGGLEHRHSSVNMFDARGFDKVALDEDGNLGDKYGNFLRLLCHEHFHAYHVKRLRPEALGPFDYQNENYTHDLWAVEGVTSYYDTYNLMGTGLLSPAAYIELLEKRVLELSQYPGRLLHSLEMASFDAWIKFYRPDENTRNSTVSYYLKGELVSWVLDLWIRTKTGGERALADVLRKLYREHYKARDEGYPRGAFEAAVGEISGADPTEFFDRYIRGTHEIAWEEFLAPVGLRLKPVHDERGGASIKAVTRAEDDRRVVREVLGGGPGEQAGLCAGDVLVAIDRWEVAERDPDELLIDYEEGDVVDVHVLRRGRLHTLTMTLAKPGPKFYKLEVRADASQKARELRKGWLGVETW
- a CDS encoding PQQ-dependent sugar dehydrogenase, with protein sequence MFRRLLPCVLIALLMSAAACSNQRNAPADGPQDPGDFDLEEPDPDDPEDGQPDGDPDDKPPQEEPDPPRDPVEWEASIVATDLAAPWDLTVTPDDRVFLTERDSGRVGEYVDGRTRRLRQFPVANAGEGGLLGIAHSPRFAQDNLLYVYYTTEEDNRIVRFNPDNRAEPELIFEGIPQSRIHNGGRIDFGPDGMLYVGTGDAARPDLAQDPDSLAGKILRMTPDGEIPDDNPTAGSFVYSMGHRNVQGLAWDSQGRLFATEFGPNENDEVNRIIPGQNYGWPEVTGQSNQEAFTDPIFVQQPPDASWSGLTASVQGAIPQWDDNLLIASLRGQRVWRLVLNEEGTEVVESEALFVNEWGRLRAAVQAADGSIWVLSNNRDGRGTPREGDDQIYRLGPQ
- a CDS encoding 30S ribosomal protein S1, coding for MSETTLLERAQLATTLDEDALHNAVVKATFVDATEKALIFDLGQERKAHVAREELPAELPFAAGQEVSILVEQPLADAWSASYTKAQKLQTWEWLEHLAKSGEVVEGTITGENKGGLSVDIGLRAFLPRSHVDLHRVNDMTPYIGRRAEFQVVEFDKKRGNVVVSRKALLERERKAERKALIEELAEGQRFTGTVRNITNFGAFIDIGGIDGLLHVTNMSWGRIDHPSELLRPGDEVEVVVLSWDPAKKRLGLGRKQLLADPWEKIDERYSEGQTLEGEVVSLADFGAFVALEPGLEGLVHVTELSWTERINHPQDVLKLGQKIAVKLLSIDSENRRLSLSVKALSENPWNAVVERYPVGSVQKGPIKNITDFGLFVELEEGVEGLVHVSDLSWTEKIENPREHFELGQEVEVKVLDADADNQRIGLGIKQLTNDPWEQAAETIKPGQKVDVTITRLMDFGAFAEIIPGVEGLIHISELSNDRVNSAAEVVRPGQQVNALVMSFERANQRIGLSLKRDELEDESSNLREYADEDASAATLGDILRDRLGLAASTDEKSDDAAADEKSESAAAAESAEDVVTTTDEAVATTDDVVETTDQAVATTDDVVETTDDVVSGDEDDADAQSSEEETKTEN